In Paraburkholderia sprentiae WSM5005, a genomic segment contains:
- a CDS encoding helix-turn-helix domain-containing protein, whose product MKCVVELTEAEDQTLQQLSVNHKRCDVRTRAAGVLLLGRRVKLTGIASKLGVGGQSVYNWAHAWREHGVCGLLIGHKGGPSPRAVRRHAGHCDESCKHTVHDARANREAHRSRAWRTDAMRTGNVDSST is encoded by the coding sequence ATGAAGTGTGTCGTAGAACTGACCGAAGCCGAGGATCAGACGTTGCAACAGTTATCCGTGAACCACAAACGTTGCGACGTGCGCACCCGGGCCGCAGGCGTGCTGTTGCTCGGACGCAGGGTCAAGCTGACCGGGATTGCCTCGAAACTTGGCGTCGGCGGCCAATCGGTCTACAACTGGGCGCACGCGTGGCGAGAGCATGGCGTTTGCGGCTTGCTGATCGGTCATAAGGGCGGTCCGTCCCCGCGCGCTGTCCGAAGGCATGCTGGCCACTGCGACGAAAGTTGCAAGCACACAGTCCATGACGCTCGGGCAAATCGCGAAGCGCATCGAAGCCGTGCATGGCGAACCGATGCCATGCGCACTGGAAATGTAGACAGTAGCACTTGA
- a CDS encoding transposase, producing MHLSIDAEMNVHAIAITGTDVSDIEGMDRVLPDDIPIDRVTADGAYYSIERTEALSRSGVLPVISPPSHAVVHGEEQTQWHDKVVGYIKEKRAFMRSTRSMAMGNARWSKRRSRGSNDVSVRPC from the coding sequence ATGCACCTGTCGATCGACGCGGAAATGAATGTTCACGCGATCGCGATCACCGGCACAGACGTTTCGGATATCGAAGGGATGGACCGGGTGCTGCCCGACGATATCCCGATTGACCGTGTGACTGCCGACGGCGCGTACTACAGCATCGAGCGGACGGAAGCCCTGTCTCGATCAGGCGTGCTGCCCGTTATATCGCCGCCTTCTCACGCGGTGGTGCATGGCGAAGAACAGACACAATGGCATGACAAGGTCGTCGGCTACATCAAGGAAAAAAGGGCATTTATGCGTTCCACAAGAAGTATGGCTATGGGCAACGCTCGCTGGTCGAAGCGCAGATCTCGCGGATCAAACGATGTATCGGTTCGACCTTGTTGA
- a CDS encoding amino acid ABC transporter permease — MTDMIWLWDYLPSLLEGMKLTVILTVTSMAFGGVLGLPLAFMKMSRLRLAASIAAAYGTLIRGMPLLVQILLVYFGLPVLTGVRTPAIVAGGIAMALYTAAFLAEVFRSGIQAVDQGQMEAGRAIGFGHWQTMRLVIMPQAFRTMIPNLANQLSITLKNTSLLSVIGVTELTLAGQNIYMQNFDMIRVLSIVGGMYLFIYLVAERVTGYLEQRVSR, encoded by the coding sequence ATGACAGATATGATTTGGCTTTGGGATTACCTACCCTCTCTTTTGGAGGGGATGAAGTTAACCGTGATCCTGACAGTGACATCAATGGCTTTCGGCGGTGTGCTAGGTCTGCCGCTCGCGTTTATGAAAATGTCCAGGCTCCGGTTGGCGGCTTCGATTGCCGCGGCATATGGAACCCTCATTCGCGGCATGCCGCTGCTCGTCCAGATCTTGTTGGTCTACTTTGGCTTGCCCGTGTTGACAGGGGTTCGGACACCCGCGATAGTCGCTGGCGGAATCGCCATGGCGCTATACACGGCGGCGTTTCTGGCCGAAGTCTTTCGCTCCGGGATTCAGGCAGTCGATCAAGGGCAAATGGAGGCCGGACGTGCAATCGGGTTCGGTCATTGGCAAACCATGAGACTGGTGATCATGCCGCAGGCGTTTCGAACCATGATCCCAAACCTGGCGAATCAGCTCAGCATCACGCTCAAGAATACGTCGCTATTGTCTGTTATAGGCGTGACGGAACTCACGCTCGCCGGGCAGAACATCTACATGCAGAACTTTGACATGATCCGTGTCCTCTCCATCGTGGGCGGCATGTATCTATTCATATACCTCGTAGCCGAACGCGTGACCGGCTACCTCGAACAAAGGGTTTCTCGATGA
- a CDS encoding M24 family metallopeptidase, giving the protein MSYADTETLEQRTANLAFSCREKLFSTAPELDLIITTDPVHVGYLTGYRSILQDAGPYAQAAIATRDRVALITGASDAAAALEELEDPFCIWRYGTFYVGATAGVASYADMPAPGANYADTIVSALSSFDLRGARVGLDTRDERLAHTIWRQFPQAAFQNGAPSLKRARATKLRDELVLLRHASCITDKALESIVPMIRAGVTELDIAREITSTIVQGGGIPRFVVVTSGERSSRVDAYARNKRLEDGDLVRMDIGCTVNGYCSDMARTLTVGGPSDQQAERYAALLAGEQAQIAALRPGALASDIFKIAIGAVRKGALPDYQRNHCGHGIGLHSHEFPPIAPDSNVLLEPGMVFCVETPYYELGWGGMMVEDTAIITDDGHELLTHSARELCQDRVK; this is encoded by the coding sequence ATGAGCTACGCCGACACTGAGACTCTTGAGCAACGTACCGCCAATCTTGCCTTTTCCTGCCGGGAGAAACTCTTTTCAACCGCGCCGGAACTCGACCTCATCATCACAACGGACCCGGTTCACGTCGGTTACCTGACGGGCTATCGGAGCATCCTCCAGGATGCCGGGCCGTATGCGCAGGCTGCAATCGCCACACGCGATCGGGTGGCTCTGATTACCGGTGCGAGCGACGCAGCTGCCGCTCTTGAGGAATTGGAAGATCCCTTCTGCATCTGGCGATACGGCACCTTCTATGTGGGCGCAACGGCGGGAGTGGCGAGCTATGCGGACATGCCTGCACCCGGAGCGAATTACGCCGACACGATCGTGTCTGCCTTATCCAGCTTCGATCTCCGCGGGGCACGTGTCGGCCTGGATACGCGTGACGAAAGATTGGCGCACACGATTTGGCGGCAATTCCCACAAGCGGCGTTCCAGAACGGGGCACCATCGTTAAAGCGTGCGCGCGCGACGAAATTGCGAGACGAACTCGTGCTGCTTCGCCATGCGTCATGCATTACCGATAAAGCCCTCGAGTCCATCGTGCCGATGATTCGCGCGGGCGTCACGGAACTCGATATCGCACGCGAAATCACCAGCACTATCGTTCAAGGGGGAGGCATCCCGCGCTTCGTCGTGGTTACCTCGGGCGAGCGCAGCTCGCGGGTTGACGCCTACGCCCGCAACAAACGCCTCGAAGACGGAGACCTCGTGCGCATGGACATTGGTTGCACCGTAAATGGGTACTGCTCGGACATGGCGCGCACACTGACTGTTGGCGGCCCAAGCGATCAACAGGCCGAGCGCTACGCGGCACTGCTGGCCGGCGAACAGGCGCAAATTGCGGCCTTGAGACCGGGCGCACTGGCCAGCGATATTTTCAAGATCGCCATCGGGGCCGTTCGAAAAGGCGCTTTGCCGGATTATCAGCGGAATCACTGCGGACATGGTATCGGTCTGCACTCCCATGAGTTCCCGCCGATCGCTCCCGACTCTAACGTACTACTCGAGCCTGGCATGGTGTTCTGTGTAGAGACTCCGTACTACGAGCTCGGTTGGGGCGGTATGATGGTGGAAGATACAGCTATCATCACGGACGACGGGCACGAACTTCTGACCCATTCGGCTCGGGAACTATGCCAGGATCGGGTAAAGTAA
- a CDS encoding IclR family transcriptional regulator has product MKSQSLERGLDVMELLNASQEPMGPREISRRLGLSPAIVQRLLNTLTAKHYLRRDPVTRRYSIGYQTLNLGAALMARDTLLLEARKELQLLADSMRIDGYLGALQDKTPMYLLCVDGKGPVTVRVHPGSPIGLHNTAIGKAILSSFPDEKALELLQMEPLEQSTAKTITDPEQLVASLHRIRTDGYALIEDEQVVGISSVGALVGDASGQMRTAISVAYSKHFSPELEQRDVIEAILGAASRITRNCGFHSA; this is encoded by the coding sequence ATGAAGAGCCAGTCACTTGAACGAGGCCTCGACGTCATGGAGCTACTCAATGCGTCGCAAGAGCCGATGGGTCCCCGCGAGATATCCCGTCGGCTCGGGTTAAGTCCGGCCATCGTTCAGCGCCTCCTCAACACCTTGACGGCAAAGCACTATTTGAGGCGCGACCCTGTCACGCGACGGTACAGTATCGGGTACCAGACGCTGAATCTGGGCGCAGCGCTGATGGCGCGAGACACGTTGTTGCTGGAGGCCCGCAAAGAACTCCAGTTGCTGGCTGACAGCATGCGTATCGATGGTTATCTCGGAGCGCTCCAGGACAAGACCCCGATGTATCTGCTTTGTGTCGACGGCAAGGGGCCAGTCACCGTCAGGGTACATCCCGGGTCACCAATCGGATTGCACAACACGGCCATCGGCAAAGCCATCCTTTCGTCTTTTCCGGACGAGAAAGCGCTGGAACTGCTGCAAATGGAACCGCTGGAACAGAGCACGGCCAAGACGATTACTGACCCGGAACAACTTGTCGCGTCCTTGCATAGGATACGGACCGACGGATATGCCCTGATCGAGGACGAGCAGGTCGTGGGCATCTCGTCAGTTGGCGCCCTCGTCGGCGACGCCAGCGGGCAGATGCGGACAGCGATTAGCGTCGCTTACTCGAAGCACTTTAGCCCCGAACTCGAACAACGAGACGTGATTGAAGCCATTCTCGGCGCAGCGAGTCGGATCACGCGCAATTGCGGGTTCCATTCTGCCTGA
- a CDS encoding substrate-binding periplasmic protein — protein sequence MLKKRPCIAMFLCIAAAAFGHSSAALADGNPTNATVTVGAAPDAPPFSYIQGGKFLGISNDILRRVGKLENLDMRYQQMAFDGLIPALQVGQLDIAVSGIFITKERQAIVDFSTPYFIEGALVIVPVNSGIKSLSDLKGNTIACEQGSAALKVARQHAPEWGVNLRILQDPASMQLAMRSGDVAAMIYDSALVSYQLRVEGAKPTIKIVSPMLDPTGIAFAFPKGSKWVAVVNRGIAKLKASGELDAIAKTYNMN from the coding sequence GTGTTGAAAAAGAGACCTTGTATTGCGATGTTCCTGTGCATCGCGGCTGCGGCATTCGGGCATTCGTCAGCTGCGCTGGCAGACGGCAACCCCACGAACGCGACGGTAACGGTCGGGGCTGCGCCCGATGCGCCACCTTTCTCCTATATCCAAGGGGGTAAATTTCTAGGGATCAGCAACGACATCCTGCGGAGGGTAGGAAAGCTCGAAAACCTCGATATGCGTTATCAGCAGATGGCATTCGACGGTTTGATCCCGGCGCTCCAGGTTGGTCAGCTCGATATCGCCGTAAGCGGTATTTTCATTACGAAAGAACGTCAGGCAATCGTGGACTTTTCGACGCCCTACTTCATCGAGGGCGCTCTCGTCATAGTCCCGGTTAATAGCGGAATCAAGAGCCTTTCCGATCTCAAGGGCAATACGATTGCTTGCGAGCAAGGCTCGGCCGCGTTGAAAGTCGCGCGTCAGCACGCGCCTGAATGGGGTGTCAATCTGCGCATCCTCCAAGATCCGGCGAGTATGCAGCTAGCTATGAGGTCGGGCGACGTCGCTGCGATGATCTACGACTCCGCGTTGGTGAGCTATCAGTTGCGGGTCGAAGGCGCGAAGCCCACGATCAAGATCGTGAGTCCTATGCTGGATCCGACAGGTATCGCATTCGCTTTCCCCAAAGGAAGCAAGTGGGTCGCAGTCGTCAATCGTGGCATCGCGAAATTGAAAGCCAGCGGCGAATTGGATGCCATCGCCAAGACCTACAACATGAATTGA
- a CDS encoding amino acid ABC transporter ATP-binding protein, which produces MISASGIEKAFGSVHVLNGVSMSVAEGEVVALIGASGSGKSTLLRCLNLLETPDAGTIHIDGDDVLSRKYDVNKLRRKIGMVFQNFNLFNNMTVLENVTLGPTRLLGMSKLQARDKAEELLAKVGLSDKANVVPQKLSGGQKQRVAIARALAMKPSALLFDEPTSALDPEMVREVLDVIRNLARDGMTMVVVTHEMGFAREASKRVAFMHGGKILEIGPPAQVLGNPREERTREFLSKVL; this is translated from the coding sequence ATGATTTCTGCGAGCGGTATCGAAAAAGCGTTCGGATCGGTTCACGTGCTCAACGGCGTCAGCATGTCGGTCGCCGAGGGCGAGGTAGTCGCTTTAATCGGCGCATCGGGATCTGGAAAATCAACGCTGCTCCGCTGCCTGAATCTGCTCGAAACGCCGGACGCGGGAACCATACACATCGACGGCGACGATGTTCTCAGCAGGAAGTACGACGTCAACAAATTGCGTCGAAAGATCGGGATGGTGTTCCAGAACTTCAACTTGTTCAACAATATGACGGTACTCGAGAACGTGACTCTCGGGCCGACGCGATTGCTGGGGATGTCAAAGCTGCAGGCGAGGGACAAGGCTGAGGAACTATTGGCCAAGGTAGGCCTGAGCGACAAAGCAAACGTAGTGCCGCAAAAGCTGTCCGGCGGGCAGAAGCAGCGCGTCGCGATAGCCCGCGCGCTGGCCATGAAACCGAGTGCGCTTCTTTTCGACGAACCAACGTCGGCGCTCGACCCCGAGATGGTACGCGAGGTACTGGACGTCATCCGGAATCTTGCACGCGACGGGATGACGATGGTTGTCGTTACCCATGAAATGGGATTCGCTCGTGAGGCAAGCAAGCGCGTCGCGTTCATGCACGGCGGGAAAATCCTGGAAATTGGGCCGCCCGCCCAGGTGCTCGGCAACCCGCGTGAAGAGCGAACGCGCGAGTTTCTCTCAAAAGTGCTGTGA
- a CDS encoding PLP-dependent cysteine synthase family protein produces the protein MIVNSILDTIGRTPLLFIPLRGGEVSLYLKLEMFNPCGSMKDRMALAMINRLPTSSKEETIDIVESSSGNTATALAMIAAARKIRFTALMDSHASLDKILTIRAFGSNVRVVGSGDGVLETDIRDREAMRISIEEGAYWTEQHNNPANAAGYAELAAELLDDLGATITHLVCAIGTGGSLCGSARQLRMHIPELQVIGVEPVGSIIFGGEGRDYLQSGTGTPEGADVGLVIDYDVIDAGRKVSDDMAFSTCHYLAQQHGLLVGGSTGGAIYEALSVAQHAPIGSRIVTIACDSGTKYLDSVFNRDWLSIHGIQIVDIEEHFGGLLRTRQLH, from the coding sequence ATGATCGTCAATAGCATACTAGATACTATCGGGCGTACGCCGCTGCTTTTCATCCCTTTACGTGGGGGGGAAGTTAGTCTTTATCTTAAGCTAGAGATGTTCAATCCGTGTGGATCAATGAAAGACCGAATGGCGCTCGCCATGATCAACCGTCTCCCGACTTCATCAAAAGAAGAAACTATTGATATAGTCGAATCTTCTTCAGGGAACACAGCTACTGCATTGGCCATGATCGCAGCTGCGCGAAAAATCAGGTTCACAGCTCTTATGGACTCTCATGCAAGCCTTGATAAAATTCTTACGATTCGCGCATTCGGAAGCAACGTTCGGGTCGTTGGCAGCGGCGACGGCGTGTTGGAGACTGACATACGGGACCGAGAAGCCATGCGAATTTCTATAGAAGAGGGCGCCTACTGGACAGAACAGCACAACAATCCGGCAAATGCAGCCGGTTACGCGGAACTGGCTGCAGAATTGCTCGACGACCTCGGCGCAACGATTACGCATCTCGTTTGCGCTATTGGTACCGGTGGGTCACTATGCGGTTCTGCGCGCCAGTTGCGGATGCATATTCCTGAACTTCAGGTGATCGGCGTGGAGCCTGTCGGAAGTATCATCTTCGGCGGTGAGGGTAGAGACTACCTCCAATCGGGGACTGGCACGCCTGAAGGTGCCGATGTGGGTCTGGTCATTGACTACGACGTGATAGATGCGGGCCGCAAAGTGAGCGACGACATGGCCTTCTCTACATGCCACTATCTTGCCCAGCAGCACGGTTTACTGGTTGGCGGATCAACGGGGGGGGCGATTTACGAGGCGCTCAGTGTGGCTCAACACGCACCGATAGGATCGCGCATCGTAACAATAGCCTGCGACAGTGGTACCAAGTACTTGGACTCGGTTTTCAATCGAGACTGGTTGTCGATCCATGGCATACAAATTGTCGACATTGAAGAGCATTTCGGGGGCTTATTGCGAACGCGTCAGCTGCACTAA
- a CDS encoding trans-sulfuration enzyme family protein — protein MADHVFEQSTMCVHRAGASTEGFQSFSTPVYRASTIVFPNAQSYRDRSLRFPDGYSYGLMGTPTTRSLEEQLTRLAGGVRSVLVPSGQAAVSALMLTLLSQGDHVLIPDNVYPPVKQFSQEVLQRYGVAVDIYDPMNLQSLRSSIRIGRTKLIWIEAPGSTTMEVCDTRAIVSIAKENGVLTGCDNTWATSLFCKPISLGVDVVAEALTKYVGGHSDLLLGALSFASMDLYLQVKEQLANLGVGVSPDDCSLALRGIETMSLRLAHVGSTALAFAQRLKDRPGIARVIHPALPKSPGHEFWKRDFQGSTGVFSVQLQVHDTALVDRALGRLELFAIGASWGGTRSLVAPMSLDGQRSFGTSGSTSMYLRFSVGLESPLDLWRDIELMLSAF, from the coding sequence ATGGCAGATCATGTTTTTGAACAATCGACTATGTGCGTTCATAGGGCGGGCGCGAGCACCGAGGGATTTCAGAGCTTTTCGACGCCCGTGTATCGGGCGTCCACGATCGTATTCCCAAACGCGCAAAGTTATCGTGATCGTTCCCTTCGGTTTCCGGACGGATACAGTTATGGGTTGATGGGGACGCCGACGACGCGTTCACTCGAGGAACAACTGACTCGACTGGCGGGCGGCGTGCGGTCCGTTCTTGTTCCGTCAGGGCAAGCTGCTGTATCGGCCCTCATGTTGACGCTATTGTCGCAAGGCGATCACGTCCTGATTCCCGACAACGTCTATCCACCGGTGAAGCAGTTTTCGCAAGAGGTCCTCCAACGCTACGGTGTCGCGGTCGACATCTACGATCCGATGAACCTGCAGTCGCTCCGTAGCTCGATCAGAATCGGACGGACGAAGTTGATTTGGATCGAAGCTCCCGGTTCAACAACAATGGAAGTCTGTGACACCCGCGCGATCGTAAGCATCGCAAAGGAAAATGGCGTGTTGACCGGCTGCGACAACACATGGGCAACGTCGCTTTTTTGCAAACCGATTTCGCTCGGCGTCGACGTCGTAGCTGAAGCGTTGACCAAGTATGTCGGCGGACATTCCGATCTGTTGCTGGGTGCGTTGAGCTTTGCATCGATGGATCTTTATCTGCAAGTGAAGGAACAGCTCGCCAATTTGGGCGTAGGTGTATCGCCCGATGATTGCTCTCTAGCGCTGCGCGGAATTGAAACCATGTCATTGCGCTTGGCTCATGTCGGGTCGACTGCCCTAGCATTCGCACAGCGCTTGAAGGATCGTCCCGGAATCGCCCGCGTGATTCACCCGGCGCTTCCCAAATCTCCCGGGCACGAGTTCTGGAAACGGGATTTTCAAGGGAGTACCGGCGTATTTTCGGTCCAACTGCAGGTGCACGACACGGCGCTTGTCGACCGGGCACTGGGCCGTCTTGAACTGTTCGCAATCGGCGCTTCATGGGGAGGGACTCGAAGCCTCGTTGCACCGATGTCGCTCGATGGTCAGCGTAGCTTCGGAACAAGTGGTTCCACTTCAATGTATCTGCGATTCAGCGTCGGATTGGAAAGCCCGCTCGATCTTTGGCGAGATATCGAGCTAATGTTGTCGGCTTTCTAG
- a CDS encoding transposase, translating to MSCKARLKAGQERKRKNPGYRVTNWREYNGSSKKRGKISLYFPEGDLKSQFITASPYVLGVSGRLPLYTRAYVELLYTFYRLFGWGMRQTTGYTEDYWASRGLDIPVPSFGHLCDLFAALDIKVTQRCERLARRLARGEDTSIIIDSTGMSFGRASEWVRAEVRQKGGENAVAQDAPVDRRGNECSRDRDHRHRRFGYRRDGPGAARRYPD from the coding sequence ATGTCGTGCAAAGCCAGACTCAAAGCTGGTCAGGAACGCAAGCGCAAGAATCCTGGTTATCGGGTGACGAACTGGCGCGAATATAACGGGAGCTCGAAGAAGCGCGGAAAGATCAGCCTCTATTTCCCTGAGGGTGATCTCAAGTCGCAATTCATTACAGCATCGCCGTACGTGCTTGGAGTCTCGGGCAGGCTGCCGTTATACACCCGTGCGTACGTTGAACTGCTCTATACGTTCTACCGGCTGTTCGGCTGGGGGATGCGGCAGACCACCGGGTATACGGAAGATTACTGGGCCAGTCGGGGACTGGACATCCCGGTTCCCAGCTTCGGCCATCTGTGCGATCTGTTTGCCGCGCTGGACATTAAGGTTACGCAACGTTGCGAACGACTGGCCCGACGTCTGGCGAGGGGCGAAGATACGAGCATCATCATCGACAGTACAGGGATGAGTTTCGGTCGGGCCAGCGAGTGGGTACGAGCAGAAGTACGGCAAAAAGGCGGCGAAAACGCCGTGGCGCAAGATGCACCTGTCGATCGACGCGGAAATGAATGTTCACGCGATCGCGATCACCGGCACAGACGTTTCGGATATCGAAGGGATGGACCGGGTGCTGCCCGACGATATCCCGATTGA
- a CDS encoding EamA family transporter, with product MQNHRQSPLRTPLICKRPDLRRPYPVGGTALLGLLSMLCVQFGVALSVPTMDAFGTFSTIWLRLAWAAVILGLIVRPKLHRYSRTHWVAAGALGIAMAGMTLCLFSAIKRIPVGLTVTIAFLGPLTVATISARRLRTLLWPLLAVAGVPLLAHDHAGWIGDPIATLLAVGAAAGWGSYIVLMKKTGTLFNGLEGLSISLIVAALAVTPFGIAEHRLHVLLPQLAATAGLSLLVPLLPYALEMVALRHMPAASFGILMSLEPAIGALAGFVVLDQAMTALQFAGTVLVVSASLGVIVTSR from the coding sequence ATGCAAAACCATCGACAGTCGCCGCTTCGTACTCCTCTCATATGCAAACGGCCAGATCTACGTCGGCCGTACCCGGTCGGCGGGACGGCCCTACTCGGCTTGCTGTCCATGCTTTGCGTGCAGTTTGGCGTCGCACTGTCCGTGCCGACGATGGATGCGTTCGGTACATTCAGTACAATCTGGCTGCGGCTTGCGTGGGCGGCCGTCATTCTAGGGCTCATCGTCCGTCCGAAGCTGCATCGTTACTCACGGACGCACTGGGTCGCTGCGGGCGCGCTCGGCATCGCAATGGCCGGCATGACGTTGTGTTTGTTCTCGGCGATCAAGCGAATTCCGGTTGGCCTCACTGTGACAATCGCCTTTCTCGGTCCACTCACGGTCGCGACGATCAGCGCACGGCGACTGCGGACTCTGCTCTGGCCGCTTCTTGCGGTCGCGGGTGTGCCGCTGCTTGCGCACGACCACGCAGGATGGATCGGCGATCCCATAGCCACGCTGCTCGCCGTAGGTGCCGCAGCGGGCTGGGGTAGCTACATTGTATTGATGAAAAAGACCGGCACGCTCTTCAACGGCCTCGAAGGGCTGTCTATATCGCTCATCGTGGCTGCGCTGGCCGTCACGCCGTTTGGGATTGCTGAGCATCGTTTGCACGTCCTCCTCCCGCAATTAGCCGCGACGGCTGGGCTCTCGCTACTGGTGCCGCTCCTGCCTTACGCATTGGAGATGGTGGCTCTGCGGCACATGCCCGCTGCATCATTTGGCATTCTGATGAGCCTGGAACCGGCGATCGGCGCACTAGCGGGCTTTGTGGTGCTCGATCAGGCGATGACAGCACTGCAATTCGCGGGCACGGTGCTCGTCGTCAGCGCAAGCCTCGGCGTGATTGTTACGTCAAGGTGA
- a CDS encoding ParB N-terminal domain-containing protein — MSPAEAIPTYPVVKLPVRQLRPSEKINVPRARTLIKLIVEAGQWTTPILVEHRHSIIMDGHHRYFCAMELELSFVPCILLSYDDPNLNVTYWGNPAPAVVDHIIQAGLSGNLMSFKTTRHRLNVTLPSCAVALDELK; from the coding sequence TTGTCACCCGCAGAAGCTATCCCAACTTACCCAGTCGTCAAATTGCCAGTACGTCAACTTCGCCCAAGCGAGAAGATCAACGTCCCACGTGCCCGGACGCTGATCAAATTGATCGTGGAAGCGGGACAGTGGACCACACCTATTCTAGTCGAACACCGCCACTCCATTATTATGGATGGCCATCATCGATATTTTTGCGCCATGGAATTAGAACTGTCGTTTGTTCCATGTATTTTGCTTTCCTACGATGACCCAAACTTGAATGTCACCTACTGGGGCAATCCTGCACCGGCGGTTGTCGACCATATCATCCAAGCTGGTCTTTCTGGAAATTTGATGAGTTTCAAGACCACTCGACATAGGTTGAATGTCACATTGCCGAGTTGCGCGGTCGCGCTCGATGAGCTGAAGTGA
- a CDS encoding porin → MKKRNAVKLSAIALSAGAVSAPAMVHAQSSVTLYGIIDGGITYVNNAGGSHVVKFDDGVSYANRFGFKGTEDLGGGLKAVFVLESGFNLGNGTLAQGGAEFGRQAYVGLQNQWGTVSLGNQLDITNEFMEGYNISSFGSGYAIHQGDFDRMNGDRLPNSIKYMSPDVSGLTFGGMYSFGNTAGDFHEKSAYSLGAHYAHGDFTVGTAYTRLNNPNGIYAFDPYAMIGAKTFLGQTVATVNPMTGAVTDLYSSIPFNVDSQATFGIGSSCGIGYLMLFGNYTYTTIKGFGQSSHMHVGEGGASYNFTPALTLYGGYQYTYYEGTHWNQGSLGLHYLLSKRTDVYVSGDYLKGSNGVNAVIGYSFTPSTSSTQSDVRIGMRHSF, encoded by the coding sequence ATGAAGAAGCGAAATGCCGTAAAGCTTTCGGCCATAGCATTGAGCGCAGGTGCGGTATCCGCACCTGCCATGGTTCATGCGCAAAGCAGCGTAACGCTGTACGGCATCATCGATGGCGGTATTACCTACGTCAACAACGCGGGTGGTTCGCATGTTGTCAAGTTCGACGACGGCGTCTCTTATGCTAACCGGTTCGGCTTCAAGGGCACGGAAGATCTGGGCGGCGGGTTGAAGGCGGTCTTCGTGCTCGAGTCCGGCTTCAACCTTGGCAACGGCACGCTTGCCCAAGGCGGTGCGGAATTCGGCCGGCAGGCGTATGTTGGCTTGCAGAACCAGTGGGGCACGGTGTCGCTCGGTAACCAGCTCGACATCACGAACGAGTTCATGGAGGGTTACAACATCTCGTCGTTCGGCAGCGGTTATGCCATCCACCAGGGCGACTTCGACCGCATGAACGGCGACCGCTTGCCGAACTCGATCAAATACATGTCACCCGATGTTAGCGGCCTGACCTTCGGCGGCATGTATTCGTTCGGCAACACCGCGGGTGATTTCCACGAGAAGAGCGCGTACAGCTTGGGCGCGCACTACGCGCACGGCGACTTCACGGTCGGCACCGCGTACACGCGCCTGAACAATCCGAATGGCATCTACGCATTCGACCCGTACGCAATGATTGGCGCGAAGACGTTCCTCGGCCAGACGGTGGCAACGGTGAATCCTATGACGGGCGCGGTGACCGACCTGTACAGCAGCATCCCTTTTAATGTCGATAGCCAGGCCACCTTCGGCATTGGCTCGTCGTGCGGGATTGGGTATTTGATGCTGTTTGGTAACTACACCTACACCACGATCAAGGGCTTTGGGCAGTCGTCACACATGCACGTAGGCGAAGGCGGCGCGTCGTATAACTTCACGCCGGCGCTCACCTTGTATGGCGGCTACCAGTACACATACTACGAAGGTACCCACTGGAACCAGGGTTCGCTCGGGCTGCATTACCTGTTGTCCAAGCGCACCGATGTCTATGTGTCGGGCGACTACCTGAAAGGATCGAATGGTGTGAACGCGGTGATTGGCTATAGCTTCACGCCGTCCACGTCGAGCACGCAAAGCGATGTCCGCATCGGCATGCGGCATTCGTTCTAA